The genomic interval CCATAATCAATGGCTTCTTTAACAAACCGTTTAACGAGGGTTTTGAATTTAGCTAAATCCTGAAAATGCCGAGAACGAACGAGTCGTTGGCCTGCTTGGTCGATTGAATTTAGCAACTTACCTAATTCCTCATTTTTCATTCTGTTGCCTTGTTTCTCAACAATCGAATGAAAAGAAGGACTGTTTAAATTAGCATGCTTGGAATCTTGACGAAGAGAATCTATTCCCACTCGTACCTCTTGTTGAATTTTCATATATTTCACATCCGTTTAGAAATGCATAAATTGTTCTACTGGTAATACAAATACGGTAGCCCCTCCAACTTCTACTTCTACTGGATAGGGTACATACGAATCTGCATTTCCACCCATTGGAGAAACTGGAGCAACCATTTGCTCTCTTGATTTACAATTGTCCCTAATGATATCTAACGCTTTTTGAACCCGTATATCTTCCGTCCCAATCATAAAAGTTGTATTCCCCGATTTTAAGAAACCACCCGTTGAGGCTAACTTTGTTGCTCTGAAATTGTGCTCCACCAGAGCATTTAATAAACGATTACTATCTTGGTCTTGAATTACAGCTAAGATTAGCTTCATGAAACTTTTCCTCCGTTTCTCTCTTTATCTGTATTATACCAATATATTATTGAAACGAAACATTGGTGAAAAGTCACTGTTGTAATATTTCAACCCACACACAAGCTGTCTTCATGTGGTTTATTCTAAAGGGTAATCGTACTATTATGATTCGAGCAAACCACTATTAAATCCTCTTTTTAAAAGCTGTTTTCTGATTGTTTCTTGCTTTTATACCATCAGCTACTATGAACGATTAGACCAAGAATGCAAAATTTTGGCCATTTTTTCTTCAATAGACTTATAAACTTCTTCAATGGACTGTTCTGCATTCATGTTGATAATTCGGTCAGGGAATTGACCAGCCACTAACAGATAGCCTTCTCTGACTCGCTTGTGAAAATCCATTGTTTCTAAATCAAGGCGATTAACTTCTCTACCTTTATGTTTTTCGATTCTTTCCATACCGACTTCCGGGCGAATATCAAAATAAAAAGTAGCATCAGGCATTAGATTTTCAATAGCAAATTGGTTAATTTCTAATACTTCTTGAATACCAATTCCTCTAGCATATCCTTGATAGACAAGGGATGCATCAATAAAACGGTCACAGAGAACAATTTTCCCCGCATCTAATGCTGGAATGACCTTTTCAACAAGATGCTGTCTTCTCGCTGCAGCATATAATAATGCTTCTGTTTTCGAATCCATTTCTGTATGTTCAGGGTTTAAAATAACCTCTCTAATTTTTTCAGCTATCTTAATACCACCAGGTTCCCTAGTTGTAACAATTGAATATTGGTCTTGAAAGTGCTCTGCGACCATTTTTAAAATCGTTGTTTTCCCAGCCCCTTCTGGACCTTCAAACGTAATAAATAAACCTTTAGCCACTGTAAGTCTCTCCTCACGCTAACACAAGAATGTACTGGTCCAAATCCCAGCCATCCCCTTGCACATGTATGTTATTTTTGCTGATTTCATGTAGGTATTGAATATGGTGTTGTTGAATGACCTCTCCTGGCATTAACAATGGAATTCCTGGCGGATATGGAATAATCATACCACCCGATACATGGCCAACTGCACTAGACAGCGACAGCCATTTCTTCTTGGTTTGTTTCACTTGATAAAGCGGAATCTCAGGTATATGAACCTTCGATTGGCCAAAGTCTCTATAATTCTTCATTTCTTCTTTTAATCGTTTAGTAAAATCATACGGGAGATTTTGTAGTGCTTCCTTAAGAACCTTTAAGTAACCAGTAGCCTGTTGTTCATGTTTCACTTTAAATAAAGGGAAAATAAGAAGAACATACCTAGGGTCTGAAAACTCAGGGAAAATCCCTTTGCCTTCTAAGTACCTTTGCAGAGTCTGACCATTTTCTCCACTAGACATCCGTATTGTTATCTTTAGTGGGTCATCATTTGAACGATCAATACATTCGATTGCTTGAATGCTATGTAAACAAGAGACAATTTCCTGACGATACTGTTGCCAAAAAACATAATCTTCATCTGAAAATGTCCCCAAATAGGAACGAGCATAATCTAATGATGCCATGATTAGATACGAAGGACTACTAGTCTGTAATATTGCTAAAGCTTCCCTAATCGTATGAGCATCGACTAATCCCTCTCTTATATGCAAGAAGGCTCCCATCGTTAAAGTCGGTAGCGTCTTATGAGCCGACTGGACAACAACATCAGCTCCTAGTTCAAAAGAAGAATGTGGAAATGGGCCTTTCCCAATAAAATGGGCCCCATGTGCCTCATCCACTAAAACAGG from Bacillus carboniphilus carries:
- the tmk gene encoding dTMP kinase, yielding MAKGLFITFEGPEGAGKTTILKMVAEHFQDQYSIVTTREPGGIKIAEKIREVILNPEHTEMDSKTEALLYAAARRQHLVEKVIPALDAGKIVLCDRFIDASLVYQGYARGIGIQEVLEINQFAIENLMPDATFYFDIRPEVGMERIEKHKGREVNRLDLETMDFHKRVREGYLLVAGQFPDRIINMNAEQSIEEVYKSIEEKMAKILHSWSNRS
- a CDS encoding aminotransferase class I/II-fold pyridoxal phosphate-dependent enzyme, which codes for MDIQERMPLYKALHKHIQLNSTSFHVPGHKNGLLFQGQSNILAADITEISGMDDLYHPTGIIMEAQQLLTSLYRSDQSLFLVGGSTVGNLSMIYGTCTEGDTVLVQRNCHKSIIHGLILAKVVPVFMEPEYDYETGIAKGVAVNTVKEAVTLHPHAKAIILTYPNYYGMVDPIQEVIQFAHSVDLPVLVDEAHGAHFIGKGPFPHSSFELGADVVVQSAHKTLPTLTMGAFLHIREGLVDAHTIREALAILQTSSPSYLIMASLDYARSYLGTFSDEDYVFWQQYRQEIVSCLHSIQAIECIDRSNDDPLKITIRMSSGENGQTLQRYLEGKGIFPEFSDPRYVLLIFPLFKVKHEQQATGYLKVLKEALQNLPYDFTKRLKEEMKNYRDFGQSKVHIPEIPLYQVKQTKKKWLSLSSAVGHVSGGMIIPYPPGIPLLMPGEVIQQHHIQYLHEISKNNIHVQGDGWDLDQYILVLA
- a CDS encoding cyclic-di-AMP receptor; translation: MKLILAVIQDQDSNRLLNALVEHNFRATKLASTGGFLKSGNTTFMIGTEDIRVQKALDIIRDNCKSREQMVAPVSPMGGNADSYVPYPVEVEVGGATVFVLPVEQFMHF
- a CDS encoding YaaR family protein, coding for MKIQQEVRVGIDSLRQDSKHANLNSPSFHSIVEKQGNRMKNEELGKLLNSIDQAGQRLVRSRHFQDLAKFKTLVKRFVKEAIDYGLSLKQSKSWSGFGENRTLRLVETIDEKLVDLTEELRSSEKDSLQLLEEIGEIKGLLINLYT